The following are from one region of the Salvia hispanica cultivar TCC Black 2014 chromosome 1, UniMelb_Shisp_WGS_1.0, whole genome shotgun sequence genome:
- the LOC125201194 gene encoding probable beta-1,3-galactosyltransferase 2 isoform X1: MSWKSRGVESNSKSFVSRNLALLLCVGCFCAGMLFTDRMWAVPEAKDMSRLRGVSDEKLQLVSDDCDPKVKDVKWGSKDVLRTPETLDKTISNLETELAAARAVQDSLLSGSPISEDLKIPELTKKRKYLMVVGINTAFSSRKRRDSVRATWMLQGGKRKQLEEEKGIIIRFVIGHSATSGGILDRAIEAEDRKHGDFLRLDHVEGYLELSAKTKTYFTTAVQLWDADFYVKVDDDVHVNIATLGATLARHRSKPRVYIGCMKSGPVLAQKGVRYHEPEYWKFGENGNKYFRHATGQLYAISRDLASYISINQHVLHKYANEDVSLGSWFIGLDVEHIDDRRLCCGTPPDCEWKAQAGNICVASFDWSCSGICNSADRIKEVHRRCGEGESAVWNASF, from the exons ATGTCTTGGAAGAGCAGAGGAGTTGAGTCGAATTCGAAGAGTTTTGTTTCGAGGAATCTCGCTCTTCTTCTCTGCGTTGGCTGCTTCTGCGCTGGGATGCTCTTCACCGACAG GATGTGGGCAGTTCCAGAAGCTAAAGATATGTCTAGGTTGAGAGGGGTTTCCGACGAGAAGCTTCAGTTAGTCTCAGATGATTGTGATCCAAAAGTT AAGGATGTGAAATGGGGTTCGAAGGATGTATTAAGGACACCCGA GACTCTCGATaaaacaatttcaaatttggaaaCGGAGCTAGCTGCGGCTAGGGCTGTACAGGATTCCTTACTCAGTGGTTCCCCGATATCTGAAGACCTGAAAATACCTGAATtgaccaaaaaaagaaagtactTGATGGTCGTAGGCATCAACACAGCTTTTAGTAGTCGAAAGAGAAGAGACTCGGTTCGCGCTACTTGGATGCTACAAG GCGGGAAACGGAAACAGCTTGAGGAGGAAAAGGGAATTATTATTCGATTTGTGATTGGTCACAG TGCAACATCCGGTGGAATTCTTGACAGAGCTATTGAAGCCGAAGATCGAAAACATGGAGATTTTCTAAGACTg GATCATGTCGAAGGATACCTTGAACTATCAGCCAAGACGAAAACCTATTTCACCACTGCAGTTCAACTTTGGGATGCCGATTTCTACGTCAAAGTTGACGATGACGTGCATGTAAACATAG CGACGTTGGGAGCGACTCTGGCTAGGCATCGTTCCAAACCGAGGGTGTACATAGGATGCATGAAATCTGGTCCGGTCCTGGCTCAGAA GGGAGTAAGATATCATGAACCCGAGTATTGGAAGTTTGGCGAAAATGGAAACAAGTACTTCCGTCACGCTACAGGGCAATTGTACGCTATTTCAAGAGATTTAGCCTCGTATATATCAATAAACCA GCATGTACTTCACAAATACGCAAACGAGGATGTCTCGTTGGGATCTTGGTTCATCGGATTGGATGTGGAACATATAGACGACCGTAGATTATGTTGTGGCACACCACCTG ATTGCGAGTGGAAGGCCCAGGCAGGCAACATATGTGTTGCCTCGTTCGACTGGAGCTGCAGCGGGATCTGCAATTCTGCGGATAGAATCAAGGAGGTGCACCGCCGGTGTGGAGAAGGCGAGAGTGCTGTGTGGAACGCGTCTTTCTGA
- the LOC125201194 gene encoding probable beta-1,3-galactosyltransferase 2 isoform X2, with product MSWKSRGVESNSKSFVSRNLALLLCVGCFCAGMLFTDRMWAVPEAKDMSRLRGVSDEKLQLVSDDCDPKVDVKWGSKDVLRTPETLDKTISNLETELAAARAVQDSLLSGSPISEDLKIPELTKKRKYLMVVGINTAFSSRKRRDSVRATWMLQGGKRKQLEEEKGIIIRFVIGHSATSGGILDRAIEAEDRKHGDFLRLDHVEGYLELSAKTKTYFTTAVQLWDADFYVKVDDDVHVNIATLGATLARHRSKPRVYIGCMKSGPVLAQKGVRYHEPEYWKFGENGNKYFRHATGQLYAISRDLASYISINQHVLHKYANEDVSLGSWFIGLDVEHIDDRRLCCGTPPDCEWKAQAGNICVASFDWSCSGICNSADRIKEVHRRCGEGESAVWNASF from the exons ATGTCTTGGAAGAGCAGAGGAGTTGAGTCGAATTCGAAGAGTTTTGTTTCGAGGAATCTCGCTCTTCTTCTCTGCGTTGGCTGCTTCTGCGCTGGGATGCTCTTCACCGACAG GATGTGGGCAGTTCCAGAAGCTAAAGATATGTCTAGGTTGAGAGGGGTTTCCGACGAGAAGCTTCAGTTAGTCTCAGATGATTGTGATCCAAAAGTT GATGTGAAATGGGGTTCGAAGGATGTATTAAGGACACCCGA GACTCTCGATaaaacaatttcaaatttggaaaCGGAGCTAGCTGCGGCTAGGGCTGTACAGGATTCCTTACTCAGTGGTTCCCCGATATCTGAAGACCTGAAAATACCTGAATtgaccaaaaaaagaaagtactTGATGGTCGTAGGCATCAACACAGCTTTTAGTAGTCGAAAGAGAAGAGACTCGGTTCGCGCTACTTGGATGCTACAAG GCGGGAAACGGAAACAGCTTGAGGAGGAAAAGGGAATTATTATTCGATTTGTGATTGGTCACAG TGCAACATCCGGTGGAATTCTTGACAGAGCTATTGAAGCCGAAGATCGAAAACATGGAGATTTTCTAAGACTg GATCATGTCGAAGGATACCTTGAACTATCAGCCAAGACGAAAACCTATTTCACCACTGCAGTTCAACTTTGGGATGCCGATTTCTACGTCAAAGTTGACGATGACGTGCATGTAAACATAG CGACGTTGGGAGCGACTCTGGCTAGGCATCGTTCCAAACCGAGGGTGTACATAGGATGCATGAAATCTGGTCCGGTCCTGGCTCAGAA GGGAGTAAGATATCATGAACCCGAGTATTGGAAGTTTGGCGAAAATGGAAACAAGTACTTCCGTCACGCTACAGGGCAATTGTACGCTATTTCAAGAGATTTAGCCTCGTATATATCAATAAACCA GCATGTACTTCACAAATACGCAAACGAGGATGTCTCGTTGGGATCTTGGTTCATCGGATTGGATGTGGAACATATAGACGACCGTAGATTATGTTGTGGCACACCACCTG ATTGCGAGTGGAAGGCCCAGGCAGGCAACATATGTGTTGCCTCGTTCGACTGGAGCTGCAGCGGGATCTGCAATTCTGCGGATAGAATCAAGGAGGTGCACCGCCGGTGTGGAGAAGGCGAGAGTGCTGTGTGGAACGCGTCTTTCTGA